One region of Wyeomyia smithii strain HCP4-BCI-WySm-NY-G18 chromosome 3, ASM2978416v1, whole genome shotgun sequence genomic DNA includes:
- the LOC129728830 gene encoding uncharacterized protein LOC129728830, which produces MTLPPGDSGGQRAPDPVKYMYFNCLQKTQGMCDFFSPLDQSIHYNAIFDKWNEDDYCEGFTLFNNSCIFDADRDNRDSQRLHQYNSEDYSAFDSGEYQEADFISPPSAPPLSQQCNPSDLTKENQDVLRIFYQNVRGLRTKIDDVYLAISENDYDVYVLTETWLDSRINSLQLFGDSYTVFRTDRNSNNSVRQRGGGVLIAVSTSFVCSQITEVVPVWLETLLVKIAIDTQHVFIAVLYISPEKRLDCDVMRAQLEVFEAATTRMRTHDTFLILGDFNQPNLVWKNYAQDYAIADPIESVFTPASRTLLDGVAFLGLRQKNVVCNHQSRCLDLVFVNKDCCSNCLVSEAPETIAVLDVFHPALCVELTAQRIVEFMDEQNLNQLDYRRTNSVLLRDLLLQVDWSVLEQFTDVNDAVAFYNQIMMDCVLIAVPPRRAPRKPPWSNGKLRHMKRIRARALRAYTRQRCPFLKHSFTIASNRYRNYNKFLYNLHIRSTQQSLRQNPRKFWKFVNTKRKQNGLPSTIFLDGVTATSPIDKCNLFAQHLSSVFSSTPITVAQIEQALTNVPPEIISMDILSVSEQLVVSATSRVKPSFSPGPGIIPTAIMKRCADVIAAPLTWLFNLSFHQQCFPIAWKQSCMLLVFKKGDKSNVVNYRGITSLCAESKIFETIVNEALSAACRNYIRMLAPKRK; this is translated from the exons ATGACTTTACCGCCGGGGGACTCTGGGGGCCAACGGGCCCCCGACCCAGTTAAGTATATGTATTTTAATTGTTTACAAAAAACTCAGGGAATGTGCGATTTTTTTAGCCCACTTGACCAAAGTATTCACTATAATGCTATCTTTGACAAATGGAATGAAGATGACTACTGCGAAGGGTTCACCCTATTCAATAATAGTTGCATTTTTGACGCCGATCGTGATAATCGTGATTCACAAAGGCTTCATCAATATAACAGCGAGGACTATAGCGCTTTTGACTCGGGCGAGTATCAGGAAGCTGATTTTATATCGCCACCATCTGCACCTCCGCTTTCTCAGCAATGCAATCCTTCTGATTTGACCAAGGAAAACCAGGATGTGCTACGAATCTTTTACCAAAATGTACGAGGACTCCGAACTAAAATAGATGACGTTTACCTGGCGATTTCAGAGAACGATTATGATGTATATGTACTAACAGAGACTTGGCTCGATAGTCGTATCAATTCATTGCAACTATTCGGCGATTCATACACTGTCTTTCGCACTGATCGCAACTCAAACAACAGCGTTCGTCAACGCGGTGGCGGCGTATTAATTGCTGTTTCCACGTCGTTCGTTTGCTCTCAAATAACCGAAGTAGTTCCGGTCTGGCTTGAAACGCTCCTTGTAAAAATAGCTATTGATACCCAACATGTTTTTATCGCGGTGCTTTACATTTCACCTGAGAAACGTTTAGACTGCGACGTTATGCGAGCTCAACTGGAGGTGTTTGAAGCTGCTACTACTAGGATGAGGACGCATGATACATTTTTGATACTTGGTGACTTTAACCAACCAAATTTAGTTTGGAAAAACTATGCGCAAGACTATGCGATTGCAGATCCAATTGAGTCTGTTTTTACGCCCGCTAGTCGAACGCTGCTTGATGGTGTCGCCTTTTTGGGACTCagacaaaaaaatgttgtttgcaacCACCAATCGCGTTGCTTGGATCTTGTTTTTGTTAACAAAGATTGTTGTTCTAATTGCCTTGTCTCGGAAGCACCAGAAACGATTGCTGTACTTGACGTGTTTCATCCTGCTCTATGCGTAGAACTGACTGCCCAACGGATTGTTGAATTTATGGACGAGCAAAATTTGAACCAACTGGACTACCGCAGAACGAACTCAGTGTTGTTACGTGACCTGCTGTTACAAGTAGATTGGAGTGTGCTAGAGCAGTTCACTGATGTCAATGATGCCGTCGCCTTCTACAATCAGATAATGATGGACTGCGTATTGATTGCTGTACCCCCTCGTCGAGCTCCCAGAAAACCTCCATGGTCCAACGGCAAGCTTCGTCACATGAAAAGAATCCGGGCGAGGGCTCTTCGAGCTTACACTCGGCAACGTTGCCCATTCTTGAAACATAGCTTTACCATAGCCAGCAACAGATATCGCAACTATAACAAGTTTCTCTACAATCTTCACATTCGTTCTACGCAGCAAAGTTTGAGACAAAATCCAAGAAAATTTTGGAAGTTCGTTAATACgaagagaaaacaaaatggCCTACCTTCGACTATATTCCTCGATGGTGTGACTGCTACATCGCCCATCGACAAGTGCAACTTATTTGCACAGCACCTTTCAAGCGTTTTCAGTAGCACACCGATTACCGTTGCACAAATTGAACAAGCTCTGACCAATGTGCCACCAGAAATTATAAGTATGGACATTTTAAGCGTAAGCGAACAGCTCGTTGTTTCCGCCACCAGTAGAGTAAAACCATCCTTTTCGCCTGGCCCTGGTATAATTCCTACGGCTATTATGAAAAGATGTGCCGATGTTATAGCTGCCCCGTTAACCTGGCTCTTCAATTTATCTTTCCATCAACAGTGTTTCCCCATTGCTTGGAAACAATCTTGCATGTTGCTGGTTTTCAAGAAGGGTGATAAATCCAACGTAGTAAATTATAGAGGAATAACCTCTCTATGCGCGGAATCAAAAATTTTTGAGACGATTGTCAACGAAGCGTTATCTGCTGCCTGCCGAAATTATATAA GAATGTTAGCGCCAAAGCGCAAGTAG